AAACCCCATCTTTTACGCCCTTATTAATTTCTAGCTGTTTCCACCAATTTCTAGAAGATCGAGATATGACAGCTGCTGAAATTCTTCTATCAGTATTAAACTCCTGCAAAGAAAGAGCTTTTCTTAAACGATTATTATCCTCCTCAAGTAGTTTTAATCGAATATTTCTTTCAAGATTTTCTCCTTCCTTAATCCATTCTCTTTGAGCCGTACCAGGTAGTATCGGTTTCAACAAAGTAGTGTATAAATCTAAATATCCTGCTCCTTTTGTCCAACGAATACCAAATAATAAAGCACCTAAAAAAAATATTACCCAAAACCTACTTTTCAAAAGCAAATGAAACCCTATTTTCCGTCGGGCTGTAATCATTGTTCAATCTCTAATTACATTTCTAGCAAAATCAGGCGTATCTAAAACTCTTCGCATTGATTTAAAGTCATCTAAAACAAGCCCACATCCATTGACAACACATAACAATGGGTCCTCAGCCACGTGAGTAAAAATTCCTGTTTCATGACTTAACAGATCACTAATTCCTCTCACTAATGCTCCACCTCCTGCCAACATTATTCCCCTATCAACAATATCTGCAGCCAGTTCCGGTGGAGTTCTCTCGAGTGTTCTTTTTACAGCATCAACAATCTTATTCAAAGGCTCTGACATGGCTTCACGTAAATCTCCTGCTTTCAAATTGATTGAACGAGGTAAACCTGAAAGCAAATGTAACCCCCTTACATCTATTGATTGCAAATCAAATTCATTGGATGGAAAAGCTGATCCGATTTTAATTTTTATCTCTTCAGCTGTTCTTTCGCCAACTACTAAATTATGTACTTTTTTCAAATAAGTTGCGATGGAATCATTAATTTCATCGCCTGCAACCCTTACAGATTCACTTAAAACTGTTCCTCCAAGGCTTAAAACAGCTACTTCAGTAGTACCCCCGCCAATATCAACGATCATTGTTCCTATTGGCTCTGTTACCGGCAAAGCAGCTCCTATTGCAGCCGCAACAGGTTCATCAATCAAATGAACCTCTCTCGCTCCCGCAAGACCAGCTTCACGAACTGCTCGTCTCTCCACACCAGTCACACCACTAGGAATACCAACAACTAGTCGAGGTGCAATAATTCCACGGCCCTCATTGCATTTTTGAATAAATGTCTTAAGCATTTGCTCAGCTGCATCAAAATCCGCTATGACGCCATCCCTAAGAGGCCTAACGGCCCGAATATTTCCTGGTGTTCGCCCTAACATTAACTTTGCATCATCGCCTACGGCGAGAGGAACTCCCTCTTCTAGATCCATTGCTACAACAGAAGGTTCTTGCAATACGATTCCCTTACCAGAAACATAAATCAAGGTATTTGCTGTACCTAAATCAATCCCAATATCTCGGGAGAATTTAAAACGGTTAAAAAACACGAATTTCAATCATTTGAGCCATCATAAAGAGAGTTGAACTAAGATAAATATATTATTTAGCAACCAGTAAACAGAGGAGGTAATGATGGGAATAAATTCAGTCACTCTTGTGGGCAGAGCAGGAAGAGACCCTGAAGTTAAATATTTTGAATCTGGAACTGTAGTAGCGAATCTAACAATGGCTGTAAATAGACGAAATCGAAACGATGAGCCAGATTGGTTCAACTTAGAAATTTGGGGCAAACAAGCACAAGTCGCAGCCGATTATGTTAAAAAAGGCTCTTTAATAGGTATAACTGGTAGCTTCAAATTAGATAGCTGGAAAGATCGTAATACTGGAGAGGATAGAAACAAGCCAGTTGTTAGAGTAGATCGTCTTGAATTATTAGGATCCAAAAGAGATTCAGAAAATAGTAATTTCCAAAATAATAATTCATTTAATCAGCAGCCAAGTAATGACGAAATTCCATTTTAAAAATATCTTTTTTAATTTTTAATTAGTTTACGGAGAGTTTTATAAATTAAAGTTATACAAGCGCCAAAGATAATTAAAACTATTATTGCCTTAAAGATACTTGAGAAAGGACTAATCCAATTTGCGATATTTGCATAATTATCGCCCAAATAAAATCCTGTAATTGTTAGAAACAAGGTCCAAATCAAGCTTCCTGCAGTTGTCCAAATCAGAAATGGGGTCATGGGCATCAACTCAACCCCAGCGGGTACTGAAATCAAAGTACGAATTCCAGGAACTAATCTTCCCCAAAACACTAAAGAAACTCCATACCTGTTGAACCATTTACGACTCCTAGCAAGTTCCTGAGGATTAATTCCAAGCCAACGCCCATGTTTCTCAAGCCATTTCTCAAGTCTTTCTTCATTCACTAATCTACCAATTCCATACCAAGGCAAAGCTCCAATAACAGTTCCAATTAAACCTGATAAAACAACTGGTAAAAAATCTAATTGACCTTGAGAAACATAATAACCACCAAGAGGCATAATCAACTCTGAAGGAATTGGTGGAATTAAATTTTCCAAAAACATTGCTAACAGGATCGCCCCATAACCGATCCATTGATTAGTCTCAACTGCATTTCCTATGAATACTGGTAAAGAAGATATAAATTCAGATATTTCCATTTATTTTGAATTTTTTAAATGAACTTAATAACGATATTGATCAGTCTTGTAAGGTCCTTCAATTGGAACATTAATATATTCGGCTTGCTCTTGAGTTAACTTAGTTAATTTTGCTCCTATCTTATCTAAATGAAGAATAGCTACCATTTCATCTAAATGTTTTGGTAAAACATAAACTTTATTCAAATATTTAACTCCATATTTGAATAATTCGATTTGAGCTAATACTTGATTAGTAAACGAATTACTCATAACAAAACTAGGATGCCCAGTAGCACATCCAAGATTAACTAATCTTCCTTCTGCTAAAAGAATTATTTTATTACCACTTGGCAAAGTGATGTGATCAACTTGAGGTTTAATATTTTCCCACTCATAAGACTTTAAAGAGGAAACCTCAATTTCATTATCAAAATGGCCGATATTACAAACTATCGATTCATTCTTCATTCTTATCAAATGCTCATGACGAATAACTTGAAAATTCCCAGTAGCAGTAACAAAAATATCTACATCTTCTACCACTTCATCTAGCCTCACAACTCTAAATCCCTCCATTGCAGCTTGAAGAGCACATATGGGATCTATTTCAGAAATCATAACTGTCGCCCCTAAACCTCTTAAAGACTGAGCAGAACCTTTTCCCACATCTCCATACCCCATAACAAGAGCAACCTTGCCAGCCACCATCACATCTGTAGCTCTTTTAATGCCATCCACCAAGGATTCTCGGCAGCCATAAAGATTATCAAACTTACTTTTAGTCACAGAGTCATTTACGTTAATTGCGGGGAAAACAAGTTCTCCATTTTTTTCCATCTGGTAAAGACGAGCTACACCAGTTGTAGTTTCCTCAGTAACACCCTTTATAAAGGATTTAGCCTTTGAATAAAAATTAGGATCTTGAGAAAGTTTTTTCTTTATAGAGGCAAATAATGCAATTTCCTCTTCATTTGAAGGGTTCTCAAGAACTGAAATATCCTCTTCCGCTTTGCTACCCAAAATAATCAACCCAGTCGCATCACCACCATCGTCAAGAATCATATTTGCAGCTTCACCATCTCTCCATTCAAAAATTTTGTGTGTATATTCCCAGTACTCATCTAAAGTTTCTCCCTTCTTAGCAAATACTGGTACTCCTGAATTTGCTATAGCTGCAGCAGCATGATCTTGAGTAGAGAAAATATTACACGAAGCCCATCTAACTTTTGCACCAAGCTCAACAAGAGTCTCAATCAGGACTCCTGTTTGAATAGTCATGTGAAGACTACCTGCTATGTAGGCCCCTTGTAATGGTTTTTGGGATCCATATTTTTTTCTAAGTGCCATTAAACCTGGCATTTCGGTTTCAGCAATCAATAGTTCTTTTCGCCCAAACTCTGCTTCGGTTATATCGTTAACTATGTAATCAGTATTATTTCCAATACTGTTGAGATTTGACTTAGTTGCTGCGAACATAAAATTGAACTCTCTATGGGAGATTGTGGAAAAAGATACTGAAAAAAAATTCGAGGTTTTTAATTCATTTGCTCAGCAAACTAATAATTTCTGCTGGACTCTAGACAAACCTGAATCAACGATGTCATTAGGTTCAACATTAACAAAAAAATTTCCAGATCTAAGCATTCTCCTTTTAAAAGGTCCTCTTGGAGCAGGAAAAACCACATTAGTTAAAGGAATTGCAAAAAGCTTAAGAATTCAAGAACCCATAACATCTCCCACTTTCCCTTTATCACAACATTATCCCCTTGGATCACCTCCTTTGATACATCTTGATCTCTATAGAATCGAAGAAACAAATGCGGCTAACGAATTTTTTTTACAAGAAGAAGAAGAATCCAAAGCCATAGGTGCATTGATGGTCGTTGAATGGCCAGAGAGATTATCTTTGCCTTTGCCTGATGCTTGGAGGGGAAAATTAGAATATTCCTTAGGCAATAAATCCCGATCTTTTCAGCTGATTCCTCCTTTTAATTAAGATAATAAATTATCAATATCATCAAGGAAAGGTTGTGCATCAATCGCTCCTAATCCTTTGCAAACATGAGAACCGCATGCAATTCCAAATTGAATAATTTCTTCAGCAAATTGTTGACTTATTTGATCTAAATCAACAGATATTAGTTTATAAATCAATCCTGCTGTGAATGCATCACCAGCGCCAGTCGTATCAACCACAGATGAAGGGGTTATCGCAAAAGATTTACCAATGTGATTATTAAGTCGCCATGAAATGGGATTTGATCCATCAGTAACAACAACAGATGGTCTATGAGCAAAAGATGAAGAAATTTGAGTTGGATCAGTGGTATTAAAGAACCATTGGGCCTCCTCTTTTGCGAGTTTTATTAATGAAACGTTTTTTAAAATTGAAAATATTTGATTTTTTTCTTTTTTAGAGGGCTCTAAGAATGTTGAAACTTTGTTTCGCCAAAAAGTTGGGCGCCAATTCAGATCCAATGCAATTTTTATTCCTGCATGCAAAGCATTTTCAATACACCATAAAAAGGCTTTAGATGATATTTCTGAAGCCAGAGGAATTGTTCCCGCAACTAACCATTGCGCATTCTCTGTAACCAATGGCCAATCTCGAATAATTTTTTCCCGCGATATAGCTTGATCAGCAAATCCCATGCCTTTATCTCCCTCAAATCCTTCAAAAGATCTTTCTCCATAAGAATCTCTGCGAACTAGTACAACTCTTGTAGGACGAAGCATATCTTGCTGTAATCCAGAGATATTAATTTCTCTCTGAATCAATAGATTTTTAAAATTTTTCCCAAAAGAATCATTTCCTAAACAGCTAATAAAAGAAACATTCACCCCTAGACGCCCTAAGGCACAAGCAACATTTGCTGGAGCACCTCCAAAACAATCTGTTACTGGCAAATCACAAGAGGGATCTCCCCCTAGAGGACCAAGTCGATCTATCAAAGCT
This is a stretch of genomic DNA from Prochlorococcus marinus str. MIT 0912. It encodes these proteins:
- a CDS encoding single-stranded DNA-binding protein, with the protein product MGINSVTLVGRAGRDPEVKYFESGTVVANLTMAVNRRNRNDEPDWFNLEIWGKQAQVAADYVKKGSLIGITGSFKLDSWKDRNTGEDRNKPVVRVDRLELLGSKRDSENSNFQNNNSFNQQPSNDEIPF
- a CDS encoding carbohydrate kinase family protein, with translation MNAGSVIAIGEALIDRLGPLGGDPSCDLPVTDCFGGAPANVACALGRLGVNVSFISCLGNDSFGKNFKNLLIQREINISGLQQDMLRPTRVVLVRRDSYGERSFEGFEGDKGMGFADQAISREKIIRDWPLVTENAQWLVAGTIPLASEISSKAFLWCIENALHAGIKIALDLNWRPTFWRNKVSTFLEPSKKEKNQIFSILKNVSLIKLAKEEAQWFFNTTDPTQISSSFAHRPSVVVTDGSNPISWRLNNHIGKSFAITPSSVVDTTGAGDAFTAGLIYKLISVDLDQISQQFAEEIIQFGIACGSHVCKGLGAIDAQPFLDDIDNLLS
- the tsaE gene encoding tRNA (adenosine(37)-N6)-threonylcarbamoyltransferase complex ATPase subunit type 1 TsaE, which produces MEKDTEKKFEVFNSFAQQTNNFCWTLDKPESTMSLGSTLTKKFPDLSILLLKGPLGAGKTTLVKGIAKSLRIQEPITSPTFPLSQHYPLGSPPLIHLDLYRIEETNAANEFFLQEEEESKAIGALMVVEWPERLSLPLPDAWRGKLEYSLGNKSRSFQLIPPFN
- a CDS encoding rod shape-determining protein, with protein sequence MFFNRFKFSRDIGIDLGTANTLIYVSGKGIVLQEPSVVAMDLEEGVPLAVGDDAKLMLGRTPGNIRAVRPLRDGVIADFDAAEQMLKTFIQKCNEGRGIIAPRLVVGIPSGVTGVERRAVREAGLAGAREVHLIDEPVAAAIGAALPVTEPIGTMIVDIGGGTTEVAVLSLGGTVLSESVRVAGDEINDSIATYLKKVHNLVVGERTAEEIKIKIGSAFPSNEFDLQSIDVRGLHLLSGLPRSINLKAGDLREAMSEPLNKIVDAVKRTLERTPPELAADIVDRGIMLAGGGALVRGISDLLSHETGIFTHVAEDPLLCVVNGCGLVLDDFKSMRRVLDTPDFARNVIRD
- a CDS encoding DedA family protein; this translates as MEISEFISSLPVFIGNAVETNQWIGYGAILLAMFLENLIPPIPSELIMPLGGYYVSQGQLDFLPVVLSGLIGTVIGALPWYGIGRLVNEERLEKWLEKHGRWLGINPQELARSRKWFNRYGVSLVFWGRLVPGIRTLISVPAGVELMPMTPFLIWTTAGSLIWTLFLTITGFYLGDNYANIANWISPFSSIFKAIIVLIIFGACITLIYKTLRKLIKN
- the ahcY gene encoding adenosylhomocysteinase — encoded protein: MFAATKSNLNSIGNNTDYIVNDITEAEFGRKELLIAETEMPGLMALRKKYGSQKPLQGAYIAGSLHMTIQTGVLIETLVELGAKVRWASCNIFSTQDHAAAAIANSGVPVFAKKGETLDEYWEYTHKIFEWRDGEAANMILDDGGDATGLIILGSKAEEDISVLENPSNEEEIALFASIKKKLSQDPNFYSKAKSFIKGVTEETTTGVARLYQMEKNGELVFPAINVNDSVTKSKFDNLYGCRESLVDGIKRATDVMVAGKVALVMGYGDVGKGSAQSLRGLGATVMISEIDPICALQAAMEGFRVVRLDEVVEDVDIFVTATGNFQVIRHEHLIRMKNESIVCNIGHFDNEIEVSSLKSYEWENIKPQVDHITLPSGNKIILLAEGRLVNLGCATGHPSFVMSNSFTNQVLAQIELFKYGVKYLNKVYVLPKHLDEMVAILHLDKIGAKLTKLTQEQAEYINVPIEGPYKTDQYRY